One Solanum pennellii chromosome 10, SPENNV200 genomic region harbors:
- the LOC107031964 gene encoding tankyrase-like, whose protein sequence is MLFIEWGLSPLSDSRLGFISLLSKRREMAIPRGRNGEEEAEDAFFEQEFEFEDTNSVPPHLLNLFDAAENGNLVALRHALDNLTGSIDQPLEDGDTALHLTCLYGHLSCVQLLLERGASLEAKDEDGALPLHDACAGGYTEIAQLLINSAPDPDCVKRMLESVDVEGDTPLHHAARGEHANVIRLLLASGAYPSRTNVYGKTPSELAAPDTEPQRILEEAASAVPSQ, encoded by the exons ATGCTTTTCATCGAGTGGGGTTTAAGCCCTCTCTCCGATTCCAGATTAGGGTTTATCAGTTTGTTGAGCAAAAGAAGAGAGATGGCTATACCAAGGGGTAGGAATGGAGAAGAGGAAGCAGAAGATGCTTTTTTCGAGCAGGAATTTGAGTTCGAGGACACCAATTCCGTCCCCCCTCACCTCCTCAACCTCTTTGACGCCGCCGAGAATGGAAACCTTGTCGCCCTCCGTCATGCCCTAG ATAATTTGACTGGCAGCATTGATCAACCTCTTGAAGATGGGGACACTGCTCTTCATCTAACTTGTTTATATGGCCATCTGTCTTGCGTGCAG CTATTGTTAGAGAGGGGAGCTTCTTTGGAGGCTAAGGATGAAGATGGAGCACTCCCGTTGCATGATGCTTGTGCTGGAG GATATACGGAGATTGCCCAACTGCTGATCAACAGTGCCCCTGATCCTGATTGTGTGAAGAGGATGTTGGAGTCTGTTGATGTAGAAGGTGATACG CCTCTTCATCATGCTGCTAGAGGTGAACATGCAAATGTTATTAGATTATTGCTAGCTTCAGGCGCTTATCCTTCTAGGACCAATGTATATGGAAAG ACCCCTAGTGAGCTTGCTGCACCTGACACCGAACCCCAAAGAATCTTAGAAGAAGCTGCAAGTGCTGTTCCTAGCCAGTAA